From Cydia fagiglandana chromosome 24, ilCydFagi1.1, whole genome shotgun sequence, a single genomic window includes:
- the LOC134676487 gene encoding uncharacterized protein LOC134676487, with amino-acid sequence MVTARYVVIGVIATLLGNVFIFCSAQEELIKIWNWIFVECREQEPQCFTWCVFEKMEIVKADKGVLTYQENRMLEWLKFPVDIEILTQDEANQIAAACTERIPSSNNANEGALCHFGEQVKNCFTAELNDILLYRNMNETEREKKEIDKLKKKWDLLNTDCASKANAENTEYYGCKVLCLYKTMEVLDNDNLYVESKMLQWMKISIFDGLITQGQAVQIAAACNRVNNIVYPGCKRGEQVELCIVTETAKVKEIEAGTENETRRVTYWT; translated from the exons GCGCAGGAAGAGTTAATTAAAATATGGAATTGGATATTTGTGGAGTGCCGAGAGCAAGAACCGCAATGTTTTACATGGTGTGTCTTCGAGAAGATGGAAATT GTAAAAGCCGACAAAGGCGTTCTAACCTACCAGGAGAACAGAATGCTGGAATGGTTGAAGTTCCCAGTAGATATAGAAATACTCACACAAGATGAAGCCAACCAAATAGCAGCAGCGTGCACCGAACGaa TACCAAGTTCCAACAATGCAAATGAAGGCGCACTGTGCCATTTCGGTGAACAAGTGAAAAATTGCTTCACTGCAGAACTAAATGAT aTATTATTATATCGAAATATGAACGAAACGGAAAGGGAAAAAAAG GAAATCGACAAACTAAAGAAAAAATGGGACCTTTTAAATACTGACTGCGCCTCCAAAGCTAACGCTGAGAATACTGAATATTATGGTTGTAAGGTGCTATGTTTGTATAAGACCATGGAAGTT CTAGATAACGACAATTTGTATGTGGAGAGTAAAATGCTACAATGGATGAAGATTTCCATATTTGATGGACTAATCACTCAAGGCCAAGCCGTCCAAATTGCTGCAGCATGCAACCGCG TGAACAATATTGTATATCCCGGCTGCAAAAGAGGTGAACAAGTGGAATTGTGCATAGTTACAGAAACAGCTAAG GTCAAAGAAATCGAAGCCGGAACTGAAAATGAAACAAGAAGGGTAACGTATTGGACATAG
- the LOC134676411 gene encoding zinc finger protein 525-like translates to MDQSLDVALKADQTMERDNNDNFQKSLFSVDIKIEKEAVTNDDVDWCVDNFAAGNLLEPLFFKQVVEPEGIQCSLCYRYFLDRYDVYKHNLSHLQVTITNPVYFRCDICNSYFDNIKSIERHMPTHNKSITNMLPYKPKACNSYKKLKTYEPKHNFSLKTNYEDNDYKKKFRDGMTDSTNEPRILQVTNRSHQCNICHKTYSYSAWHGHMHEVHGMGKYTCEFCDLVFKCKRYLNKHLQKHFGKRQRKGLQKMDVKCDQCDAVLQNLSALTTHRRNVHSASKHVCDICKSTLKCKSYLLAHMRRVHSDGKKHECECGKSFKTHRYLMVHKRNAHSKKKKDKLKPEVKTEES, encoded by the exons aTGGATCAGTCTTTAGACGTCGCGTTAAAAGCAGACCAAACAATGGAACGCGACAATAATGacaattttcaaaagtcgctgttCAGCGTCGACATAAAAATTGAGAAAGAGGCAGTAACAAATGATGACGTAGATTGGTGTGTAGATAATTTTGCAGCCGGCAATCTTCTGGAGCCGCTGTTCTTTAAACAGGTCGTGGAGCCCGAGGGTATACAATGCTCGTTGTGCTATAGATACTTTTTAGACCG ATATGACGTCTACAAACACAATCTGTCCCATCTACAAGTTACTATCACCAATCCGGTATACTTCCGATGTGATATCTGCAACTCCTACTTCGACAACATTAAGTCTATTGAGCGTCATATGCCTACACATAACAAAAGTATTACGAATATGTTACCGTATAAACCTAAAGCTTGCAACTCCTATAAAAAACTGAAAACATATGAACCAAAACATAATTTTTCGCTAAAGACAAATTATGAAGACaatgactataaaaaaaaatttagagaTGGTATGACTGACTCCACAAATGAACCTCGAATTTTACAAGTAACAAACAGATCTCACCAATGTAATATATGCCATAAGACGTATTCATACAGCGCCTGGCATGGCCACATGCATGAAGTACACGGTATGGGTAAATACACATGCGAATTTTGTGATTTGGTCTTCAAGTGCAAGCGATATTTGAACAAGCACTTACAGAAACATTTTGGGAAACGTCAGCGGAAAGGATTACAGAAAATGGATGTGAAATGTGACCAATGCGATGCCGTTTTGCAGAATTTAAGCGCTTTAACCACGCACCGGAGGAATGTCCATAGCGCTAGTAAACATGTGTGTGATATTTGCAAGTCGACATTGAAATGCAAGTCATATTTGCTGGCGCACATGCGGAGAGTGCATAGCGACGGGAAAAAGCATGAATGTGAATGTGGGAAAAGTTTTAAAACTCATAG GTATTTAATGGTGCACAAACGGAACGCACATTCAaagaagaagaaagataaaCTAAAGCCAGAAGTAAAAACTGAAGAGTCGTGA